A genomic stretch from Streptomyces venezuelae ATCC 10712 includes:
- a CDS encoding AfsR/SARP family transcriptional regulator yields the protein MDVRILGGLSVRENGVSITPTAAAPRQLLALLTASADQVVPVTVLTEELWPSGAPRGARAELQAHIAELRSLIAAALRGADPAEPATGWAERRTADAILVSQPGGYRLDTGGGAHDVWQFERAAGAGYRAMEAGDLARAALRLGEALALWRGEPYAGVAAGPRLRREIERLETSRLSVLDQWMEAQLGLGRHAELVSELSGLVARYRTNEPLHAHYMVALLRCGQHDEALTAYERLRVALKGESGMEPSARLRRLQRSVLAVRNTTVRPLYRPRVPAQYHPARARLVPAGSVG from the coding sequence ATGGACGTCCGGATTCTGGGGGGACTGTCGGTACGTGAGAACGGGGTGTCGATCACCCCGACCGCGGCCGCACCCCGACAGCTCCTCGCCCTGCTCACGGCCAGCGCCGACCAGGTCGTCCCCGTCACGGTCCTCACCGAGGAACTGTGGCCGTCCGGCGCCCCGCGCGGCGCCCGCGCCGAACTCCAGGCCCACATAGCCGAGTTGCGGTCCCTCATCGCCGCCGCCCTGCGCGGCGCCGACCCCGCGGAGCCCGCGACCGGCTGGGCCGAACGGCGCACCGCCGACGCGATCCTCGTCTCCCAGCCCGGCGGCTACCGGCTCGACACCGGCGGCGGCGCCCACGACGTCTGGCAGTTCGAGCGCGCGGCCGGCGCCGGCTACCGCGCCATGGAGGCCGGAGACCTCGCCCGCGCCGCGCTCCGCCTCGGCGAGGCCCTCGCCCTGTGGCGCGGCGAACCCTACGCGGGCGTCGCCGCCGGACCCCGGCTCCGCAGGGAGATCGAGCGCCTCGAAACCTCCCGGCTCAGCGTCCTCGACCAGTGGATGGAAGCGCAGCTCGGACTCGGCAGACACGCCGAACTCGTCTCCGAGCTCTCCGGCCTCGTCGCCCGCTACCGCACCAACGAGCCCCTCCACGCCCACTACATGGTGGCGCTGCTGCGCTGCGGACAGCACGACGAGGCCCTCACCGCCTACGAGCGGCTGCGCGTCGCCCTCAAGGGGGAGAGCGGCATGGAGCCTTCGGCGCGCCTGCGCCGCCTCCAGCGCTCGGTCCTCGCCGTGCGGAACACCACCGTCCGCCCGCTGTACCGCCCCCGCGTCCCCGCCCAGTACCACCCGGCCCGCGCCCGGCTCGTCCCGGCGGGCTCGGTCGGCTGA
- a CDS encoding DUF1772 domain-containing protein produces the protein MASLLLALAVGCTGLYAGFMLIFQTGIMPALARLTDAEFVVAMRRINEAVPRAVFLLVFLGVVAFPLAAFLVPGDGRTPTQKWLVLAGLVCAVLNHVVTVGGNIPLNNALAASESTADEPSAVRAAFERRWNGFHRVRTPQIVVAFGLLTAAAVL, from the coding sequence ATGGCCTCCCTGCTGCTCGCCCTCGCCGTCGGATGCACCGGCCTGTACGCCGGTTTCATGCTGATCTTCCAGACCGGGATCATGCCCGCGCTGGCCCGTCTGACGGACGCCGAGTTCGTCGTGGCGATGCGCCGGATCAACGAGGCCGTGCCCAGGGCCGTGTTCCTGCTGGTCTTCCTCGGGGTGGTCGCCTTCCCCCTGGCCGCGTTCCTCGTCCCGGGCGACGGGCGGACCCCGACGCAGAAGTGGCTGGTCCTCGCGGGCCTGGTGTGCGCGGTCCTCAACCACGTGGTCACCGTCGGCGGCAACATCCCGCTGAACAACGCGCTGGCCGCCTCGGAGTCCACGGCTGACGAGCCGTCGGCCGTCCGCGCCGCCTTCGAGCGCCGGTGGAACGGCTTCCACCGGGTCCGTACCCCGCAGATCGTCGTCGCGTTCGGCCTGCTGACCGCCGCCGCGGTCCTGTAG
- a CDS encoding vWA domain-containing protein encodes MERQNSGTAAHRRGRCPALVAALLAAGLAVAGCAAGGGDRGETSADHAARGNGRTAPAAPDGGSRVNPEGGDERARPSTAPAPDYLSTFALDVDTASYGYARRTLAEGRLPDPATVRPEEFVNSFRPDYPRPADNGFSVTLDGARAGSDGWSLVRVGLATRAADRTGERPPAALTFVVDISGSMAEPGRLDLVKESLGLLADELRDDDSIALVTFSDEAETRLPMTRVGEARGRVREVVNSLATTSSTNVEAGVRTGYDVAVDGHRKDATNRVVLLSDALANTGATEAGAILERIEEERKAYGITLFGVGVGSDYGDAFMERLADRGDGQTTYVSTSAQARKVFVDQLPAHVELRARDAKAQVAFDRGTVERFRLIGYENREVADEDFRDDRVDGGEVGAGHTVTALYAVKTRPGASGPVATATVRWLDPATRAPHERSGSVGTAGLTADLWGGGHDSLQLTAISAYFADALRGGGLPGGPGLPALAERAEAIAGRSGSAVVRELAASVRQADGLLRRADGPGRTPDGDGAREGELRSGDPYS; translated from the coding sequence GTGGAACGACAGAACAGCGGGACCGCCGCCCACCGCCGGGGCCGGTGCCCGGCGCTCGTCGCGGCGCTGCTCGCCGCCGGACTCGCCGTCGCCGGCTGCGCCGCCGGAGGCGGCGACCGCGGCGAGACGTCCGCCGACCACGCGGCCCGGGGGAACGGCCGGACCGCCCCGGCCGCCCCCGACGGAGGGAGCCGGGTGAACCCCGAGGGCGGCGACGAGCGGGCCCGGCCCTCCACCGCGCCCGCCCCCGACTACCTGTCCACCTTCGCCCTGGACGTGGACACCGCCTCGTACGGCTACGCCCGCCGGACCCTCGCCGAGGGGCGGCTGCCCGACCCGGCGACCGTGCGCCCCGAGGAGTTCGTCAACAGCTTCCGCCCCGACTACCCGCGCCCGGCGGACAACGGCTTCAGCGTGACCCTCGACGGGGCCCGCGCCGGGAGCGACGGCTGGTCCCTGGTCCGGGTCGGGCTCGCCACCCGCGCCGCGGACCGCACGGGCGAACGCCCGCCCGCCGCCCTCACCTTCGTCGTCGACATCTCCGGCTCGATGGCCGAGCCGGGCCGCCTCGACCTGGTCAAGGAGTCGCTCGGACTGCTCGCCGACGAGCTCCGCGACGACGACTCGATCGCCCTGGTCACCTTCAGCGACGAGGCCGAGACCCGGCTGCCGATGACCCGGGTGGGGGAGGCCCGGGGCCGGGTCCGCGAGGTGGTGAACTCGCTCGCGACGACCTCCTCCACCAATGTCGAGGCCGGCGTCCGCACCGGTTACGACGTCGCCGTCGACGGCCACCGCAAGGACGCCACCAACCGGGTCGTCCTCCTCTCCGACGCGCTCGCCAACACCGGCGCCACCGAGGCCGGCGCGATCCTCGAACGGATCGAGGAGGAGCGCAAGGCCTACGGGATCACCCTCTTCGGCGTCGGGGTGGGCAGCGACTACGGCGACGCGTTCATGGAGCGGCTCGCCGACCGGGGCGACGGCCAGACCACCTACGTCTCCACCTCCGCGCAGGCCCGCAAGGTCTTCGTCGACCAGCTGCCCGCCCATGTCGAGCTGCGCGCCCGCGACGCCAAGGCGCAGGTCGCCTTCGACCGGGGGACCGTCGAGCGGTTCCGGCTGATCGGCTACGAGAACAGGGAGGTCGCCGACGAGGACTTCCGCGACGACCGGGTGGACGGCGGCGAGGTCGGCGCCGGGCACACCGTCACCGCGCTGTACGCGGTGAAGACCAGGCCCGGGGCGAGCGGCCCGGTCGCCACCGCCACCGTGCGCTGGCTGGACCCCGCCACCCGGGCGCCGCACGAGCGGTCCGGCTCGGTCGGCACGGCCGGGCTGACCGCCGACCTCTGGGGCGGCGGCCACGACAGTCTGCAGCTGACCGCGATCAGCGCCTACTTCGCGGACGCCCTGCGGGGCGGCGGGCTGCCGGGCGGGCCGGGGCTCCCGGCGCTCGCGGAGCGCGCCGAGGCGATCGCCGGCCGTTCGGGTTCGGCGGTGGTGCGCGAGCTGGCCGCGTCCGTGCGGCAGGCCGACGGGCTGCTCCGGCGGGCCGACGGACCGGGCCGGACGCCGGACGGGGACGGCGCCCGCGAGGGTGAGTTGAGGTCGGGTGACCCGTACAGCTGA
- a CDS encoding ABC transporter permease, with protein MSPLLDTPTAPTAAPAAVDSAPGYRPGRTLPLRVEALRQWKRRRTLIMGGILVALPFVLLIAFAIGGDSDSDGRGRITLMDTATASGANFAATCLFVSAGFLLVIPVALFCGDTVASEASWSSLRYLLAAPVPRSRLLASKLAVALGFSAAAMVLLPLVALAVGTVAYGWGPLRLPTGGAVPAGDALLRIAVAVAFVFASQLVTAGLAFWLSTRTDAPLGAVGGAVGLTIVGNVLDAVTALGDWREYLPAHWQFAWIDALQPQLEWGGMVKGTAISLTYALVLFALAFRGFARKDIVS; from the coding sequence ATGAGCCCGCTGCTCGACACCCCGACGGCTCCCACGGCAGCCCCGGCCGCCGTGGACTCCGCCCCGGGCTACCGCCCCGGACGCACCCTGCCGCTGCGCGTCGAGGCCCTGCGCCAGTGGAAGCGCCGCCGCACCCTGATCATGGGCGGCATCCTCGTCGCCCTGCCGTTCGTCCTGCTCATCGCCTTCGCGATCGGCGGCGACTCGGACAGCGACGGCAGGGGCCGCATCACCCTGATGGACACCGCGACCGCCTCGGGCGCCAACTTCGCCGCCACCTGCCTCTTCGTCTCGGCCGGCTTCCTCCTCGTCATCCCGGTGGCGCTGTTCTGCGGGGACACCGTCGCCTCCGAGGCGAGCTGGTCCTCGCTGCGCTACCTCCTGGCCGCGCCCGTCCCCCGGTCCCGGCTCCTCGCGTCCAAGCTGGCGGTCGCCCTCGGCTTCAGCGCGGCCGCGATGGTCCTCCTTCCGCTCGTGGCGCTGGCCGTGGGCACGGTCGCCTACGGCTGGGGGCCGCTCCGGCTGCCCACCGGCGGTGCGGTGCCCGCCGGGGACGCGCTGCTGCGGATCGCCGTCGCCGTCGCGTTCGTCTTCGCCTCCCAACTGGTCACCGCGGGCCTCGCCTTCTGGCTGTCCACCCGCACCGACGCCCCGCTCGGCGCGGTGGGCGGCGCCGTCGGCCTGACCATCGTCGGCAACGTCCTGGACGCCGTCACCGCGCTCGGCGACTGGCGCGAGTACCTGCCCGCGCACTGGCAGTTCGCCTGGATCGACGCGCTCCAGCCGCAGCTGGAGTGGGGCGGCATGGTGAAGGGCACGGCGATCTCCCTGACGTACGCCCTGGTGCTCTTCGCGCTCGCCTTCCGCGGCTTCGCCCGCAAGGACATCGTGTCGTAG
- a CDS encoding CocE/NonD family hydrolase, with translation MRLRLPRWAAVTAVLAVLAGAGTWTAVASDDPPPVHRADRMLDLDGTRLDTSYFTGDGDGRRPAVLLGHGFGGSKDDVRAQAEQLARDGYAVLTWSARGFGASGGEIGLNDPDHEVKDARKLIDWLAARPEVLLDKPGDPRVGVTGASYGGALSLLAAGHDPRVDAIAPQITYWNLADALFPEGVFKKLWAGIFFSAGNQPGAATPAGKTAACGRFTPELCALYERVAVNGKPDAAARALLEARSPAAVGARIKVPALLVQGQSDSLFTLAQSDAMARTLTANGAPVAVDWISGGHDGGDRETERVERRISSWFDRWLKKDTSADTGPAFRVSRTGGVDSTDGQATLRAATADRYPGLTAGPTSIPLAGAAQTFANPAGAAPPAVSAVPGLGGGVAGLSSLGVGLSLDFPGQHARFDAKPQDEPLRITGTPTVRVKVGSTASDGSAVLFAKLYDVGPDGRQQVLPAQLVAPVRVDGATKGGAAAGKSVTLTLPAIDHEVEAGHRLRLVVAATDLGYASPTVPADYTVAVESPLTVPTAPGLDTQAAALPWWVWGLPLLGLAVAAALLLTARRRTAAPAPDPALAAVPLQISGLSKKYKGGDRYSVKDLSFRVEQGQVLGLLGPNGAGKTTTLRMLMGLITPDEGEIRVFGQAIRPGAPVLSRVGSFVEGAGFLPHLNGRENLDLYWKATGRPAEDAHVDEALRIANLGNALDRAVRTYSQGMRQRLALAQAMLGLPDLLILDEPTNGLDPPQIREMREVMIRYAAGGRTVIVSSHLLAEVEQSCTHLVVMDRGQLVQAGPVAEITGSGDTLLVTLGAAVPDALVEKIGALPGVATATRTDGGLLVRLDTLDATTLIGELVALDVPLTGVGPHRRLEDAFLTLIGGAA, from the coding sequence ATGCGACTCCGACTTCCCCGGTGGGCCGCGGTCACCGCCGTCCTCGCCGTCCTCGCGGGTGCCGGCACCTGGACCGCCGTCGCCTCGGACGATCCGCCGCCCGTCCACCGGGCGGACCGGATGCTCGACCTCGACGGCACCCGGCTCGACACCTCGTACTTCACGGGCGACGGGGACGGACGCCGGCCGGCCGTCCTCCTCGGCCACGGCTTCGGCGGCTCCAAGGACGACGTCCGCGCCCAGGCCGAGCAACTCGCCCGCGACGGCTACGCCGTGCTCACCTGGTCCGCGCGCGGCTTCGGCGCCTCCGGCGGTGAGATCGGGCTCAACGACCCCGACCACGAGGTCAAGGACGCCCGGAAGCTGATCGACTGGCTCGCCGCGCGGCCCGAGGTGCTCCTCGACAAGCCGGGCGACCCGCGCGTGGGCGTCACCGGCGCCTCCTACGGCGGCGCGCTCTCGCTGCTGGCCGCCGGACACGACCCGCGCGTCGACGCCATCGCCCCGCAGATCACCTACTGGAACCTCGCCGACGCGCTGTTCCCCGAAGGCGTCTTCAAGAAGCTCTGGGCGGGGATCTTCTTCTCGGCGGGCAACCAGCCGGGCGCCGCGACCCCCGCGGGGAAGACCGCCGCCTGTGGCCGCTTCACCCCCGAACTCTGCGCCCTCTACGAGCGCGTCGCGGTCAACGGCAAGCCCGACGCCGCCGCCCGCGCCCTCCTCGAAGCCCGCAGCCCCGCCGCCGTCGGAGCCAGGATCAAGGTGCCCGCCCTCCTCGTCCAGGGCCAGTCCGACTCGCTCTTCACCCTGGCCCAGTCCGACGCCATGGCCCGTACCCTCACCGCCAACGGCGCCCCCGTCGCCGTCGACTGGATCTCCGGCGGCCACGACGGCGGCGACCGCGAGACCGAGCGCGTCGAGCGCCGGATCAGCAGCTGGTTCGACCGCTGGCTGAAGAAGGACACCTCCGCCGACACCGGCCCCGCCTTCCGGGTCAGCCGGACCGGCGGCGTCGACTCCACCGACGGACAGGCCACCCTGCGCGCCGCGACCGCCGACCGCTACCCGGGACTCACCGCCGGCCCCACGAGCATCCCGCTCGCCGGAGCGGCGCAGACCTTCGCCAACCCGGCCGGAGCCGCACCGCCCGCCGTCTCGGCCGTCCCCGGCCTCGGCGGGGGAGTCGCCGGACTCTCCTCCCTCGGCGTCGGCCTCTCCCTCGACTTCCCCGGTCAGCACGCCCGGTTCGACGCGAAGCCGCAGGACGAGCCCCTTCGGATCACCGGCACGCCCACCGTCCGCGTCAAGGTCGGCTCCACCGCGAGCGACGGTTCCGCCGTCCTCTTCGCCAAGCTGTACGACGTCGGGCCCGACGGGCGCCAGCAGGTGCTGCCCGCCCAACTCGTCGCCCCCGTCCGCGTCGACGGAGCCACGAAGGGAGGGGCCGCGGCCGGGAAGAGCGTCACGCTCACCCTGCCCGCGATCGACCACGAGGTGGAGGCCGGCCACCGGCTCCGGCTCGTCGTCGCCGCCACCGACCTCGGCTACGCCTCCCCGACCGTCCCCGCCGACTACACCGTCGCCGTCGAGAGCCCGCTCACCGTCCCGACCGCGCCCGGCCTCGACACCCAGGCCGCCGCGCTGCCCTGGTGGGTCTGGGGCCTGCCGCTGCTCGGCCTCGCCGTCGCCGCCGCGCTGCTGCTCACCGCCCGCCGCCGCACCGCCGCCCCCGCGCCCGACCCCGCACTGGCCGCCGTACCGCTCCAGATCAGTGGGCTCTCCAAGAAGTACAAGGGCGGCGACCGGTACAGCGTCAAGGACCTCTCCTTCCGCGTCGAGCAGGGCCAGGTCCTCGGCCTCCTCGGCCCCAACGGAGCCGGAAAGACCACCACCCTGCGCATGCTGATGGGCCTGATCACCCCCGACGAGGGCGAGATCCGGGTCTTCGGCCAGGCCATCCGGCCCGGCGCCCCGGTCCTCTCCCGGGTCGGCTCCTTCGTCGAGGGCGCCGGCTTCCTGCCGCACCTCAATGGCCGGGAGAACCTCGACCTGTACTGGAAGGCCACCGGCCGCCCCGCCGAGGACGCCCACGTCGACGAGGCCCTGCGCATCGCCAACCTCGGCAACGCCCTCGACCGGGCCGTCCGCACCTACTCGCAGGGCATGCGGCAGCGCCTCGCCCTCGCGCAGGCCATGCTCGGCCTGCCGGACCTGCTGATCCTGGACGAGCCCACCAACGGACTCGACCCGCCGCAGATCCGTGAGATGCGCGAGGTCATGATCCGGTACGCGGCCGGCGGCCGCACCGTCATCGTCTCCAGCCACCTCCTCGCCGAGGTCGAGCAGTCCTGCACCCACCTCGTCGTCATGGACCGGGGCCAGCTCGTGCAGGCCGGACCGGTCGCCGAGATCACCGGCTCCGGCGACACCCTGCTCGTGACGCTCGGGGCGGCCGTCCCCGACGCGCTCGTCGAGAAGATCGGCGCCCTCCCCGGCGTCGCCACGGCGACCCGCACCGACGGCGGCCTCCTCGTCCGCCTCGACACCCTGGACGCGACCACCCTCATCGGCGAACTCGTCGCCCTCGACGTGCCGCTGACCGGCGTCGGACCGCACCGGCGCCTCGAAGACGCGTTCCTGACCCTGATCGGAGGAGCCGCATGA